The proteins below come from a single bacterium genomic window:
- the pgl gene encoding 6-phosphogluconolactonase, with protein sequence MNIIRNKELSYLAKELIRLMHQHELGSLGRLVIGLAGGSSILPILATLEQETALLERLDIFLVDERIADSTERNAAALIKYLADCPHLNLPDHSGADAKAIAENYSKKLKACGGRFQLLVLGVGEDGHIASIFPQHPGFKISGQGYAVIENSPKPPQTRISLTAESIRNADSHVLLFFGENKRQALENFLNQEVSLEACPAKLVLHGQSVTVLTDLGKL encoded by the coding sequence ATGAATATTATTCGCAACAAAGAGCTAAGCTATTTAGCAAAAGAATTGATCCGTCTCATGCATCAGCATGAACTCGGAAGTTTAGGACGATTAGTAATTGGCTTAGCAGGTGGCAGTAGTATTCTCCCAATTCTTGCTACCCTGGAACAAGAAACTGCACTACTTGAGCGTCTCGATATTTTCCTTGTGGATGAAAGAATTGCAGACAGCACAGAAAGAAATGCTGCAGCCTTAATAAAGTATTTGGCAGATTGTCCGCACTTAAATCTCCCTGACCACTCCGGTGCCGATGCAAAAGCGATTGCTGAGAACTATTCGAAGAAATTGAAAGCTTGTGGCGGGCGTTTCCAACTGCTGGTTCTAGGAGTTGGTGAGGATGGGCATATTGCCTCAATCTTTCCCCAGCACCCAGGATTTAAGATCAGTGGCCAAGGCTATGCGGTAATTGAAAATTCGCCCAAGCCACCCCAAACCCGCATTTCTCTAACAGCAGAATCAATTCGCAATGCCGACTCGCATGTGCTTTTGTTTTTCGGCGAAAATAAGCGCCAGGCTTTGGAGAATTTTTTAAATCAAGAAGTTTCACTAGAAGCTTGTCCCGCAAAGCTTGTGCTGCATGGACAATCAGTTACCGTCTTAACTGACTTAGGGAAGCTCTGA
- the serC gene encoding 3-phosphoserine/phosphohydroxythreonine transaminase yields MNSGRIHNFSAGPAVLPLAVLERVRENLLDFESTGIGIMEMSHRSAPFEAIINGTEELLRELLNISADYAVCFTTGGASTQFAMLPMNLLQPGAEANYIISGFWSEKAIEEAKKFGTTHACSSSKTTNFDSIPQNHQFSPRPAYLHFTSNNTIVGTQFTTEPIAPTGVPLVCDASSDFLHKKLDINKYGLIYAGAQKNLGPAGVTVVIVRKNLVANAPKTLPVMLNYNTYIANKSLYNTPPVLPIYVVYEVLKWIKTQGGLAAIEKNNRAKAALLYHEIDQGNFYQGYAKTESRSLMNVTFKLRNESLEKEFLTAAEAAGLSGLKGHKTFGGMRASIYNACPLASVQALAEFMRSFATAHG; encoded by the coding sequence ATGAATTCTGGTCGGATCCATAATTTCAGTGCTGGTCCTGCAGTTTTACCGCTAGCAGTGCTTGAACGCGTGCGCGAGAATCTACTTGATTTTGAATCCACGGGAATTGGTATCATGGAAATGAGCCATCGCAGTGCACCATTTGAAGCAATAATTAATGGCACTGAAGAATTGCTTCGTGAATTACTGAACATCTCAGCTGACTACGCCGTTTGCTTTACTACCGGTGGGGCCTCAACCCAATTTGCGATGCTCCCGATGAATTTACTCCAACCCGGCGCAGAGGCTAATTATATCATCTCGGGGTTTTGGTCAGAGAAGGCAATTGAAGAGGCAAAGAAATTTGGCACAACACATGCATGCTCGAGTTCAAAAACTACTAATTTTGATAGCATTCCACAAAATCACCAATTTTCTCCACGCCCTGCGTACCTTCATTTCACCAGTAATAACACAATCGTCGGCACGCAATTTACGACTGAACCTATTGCTCCCACAGGAGTGCCGCTTGTTTGCGATGCTTCGTCAGATTTTTTACATAAGAAGCTTGATATCAATAAATATGGATTAATCTACGCAGGAGCCCAGAAAAATTTAGGACCTGCTGGCGTGACAGTAGTAATTGTTCGTAAGAATTTGGTCGCTAATGCACCAAAAACGCTACCAGTGATGCTCAATTACAATACATACATCGCCAATAAATCCCTTTATAACACCCCACCAGTGCTGCCGATTTATGTGGTTTATGAAGTTCTCAAGTGGATCAAGACTCAAGGCGGCTTAGCAGCAATTGAAAAGAATAATCGCGCTAAGGCGGCATTACTTTATCACGAGATCGACCAAGGTAATTTTTACCAAGGTTATGCAAAAACTGAATCACGTAGCTTGATGAATGTAACTTTTAAGCTGCGCAATGAGTCGTTAGAAAAAGAATTTTTAACTGCAGCTGAGGCGGCTGGTTTATCTGGTCTTAAAGGCCACAAAACATTTGGCGGTATGCGCGCAAGTATTTACAACGCATGCCCATTAGCCTCTGTTCAGGCGCTGGCAGAATTTATGCGCAGTTTTGCAACTGCCCACGGCTAA
- a CDS encoding hydroxyacid dehydrogenase, translating into MKILIADSLAPNVTKTLSAANFDHLVDPSLKEQTLVDALKSTQADVLVVRSTKVTGSMIEAAPKLRLIIRAGAGVNTIDVETASRLGVFVGNCPGKNAKAVAELTFGLLIAADRRIADNTVALRKGEWNKKEFSKARGLAGRTLGIVGFGHIGQEVAMRAKAFEMDVLVSSRSLTEAAAKTLGIRRAGSLQELVTMADIISLHVAYTPETKGMCNQEFFSWMKEGAIFINTSRGEIVEEEALIKACETKRIRAGLDVFLKEPEVGQQDWKSTLASHPQVVGTHHIAASTEQAEAAIGAEVIRLIREFNATGNIETCVNLDPHAPATHLLSVRHLNRVGVLARVLDILQRAGINVLDMENRIFSGDDAAVALIRLGSPAEAAVITELQDCSAAIISVTINPLKE; encoded by the coding sequence ATGAAAATATTAATCGCAGATTCCTTAGCTCCAAACGTTACGAAAACTCTAAGCGCTGCAAATTTTGACCATCTTGTCGACCCAAGCCTCAAAGAACAAACTCTAGTTGATGCTCTTAAATCCACTCAAGCTGACGTGTTAGTTGTACGCTCTACTAAAGTAACCGGGAGCATGATCGAAGCTGCCCCCAAACTGCGCTTAATTATCAGAGCTGGTGCTGGAGTAAATACAATTGACGTCGAAACTGCTTCGCGACTTGGTGTATTTGTTGGGAACTGCCCTGGAAAGAATGCTAAGGCCGTTGCCGAACTTACTTTCGGCTTGCTCATCGCTGCAGACCGAAGAATTGCAGATAACACTGTCGCACTGCGTAAGGGTGAATGGAATAAGAAGGAATTTTCCAAAGCCAGGGGCCTGGCCGGTAGAACCTTGGGGATTGTCGGCTTTGGGCATATTGGCCAAGAGGTTGCAATGCGAGCAAAAGCATTTGAAATGGATGTGCTTGTATCGAGTCGAAGCTTGACGGAAGCAGCGGCAAAAACACTCGGCATTCGTCGAGCCGGTAGTCTTCAAGAACTAGTAACAATGGCTGATATTATTTCACTGCATGTTGCATACACGCCGGAGACTAAAGGGATGTGCAACCAGGAATTTTTCTCTTGGATGAAGGAAGGAGCAATTTTTATCAACACCTCACGGGGAGAAATTGTCGAAGAAGAGGCTTTAATTAAAGCTTGCGAAACCAAACGTATTCGTGCCGGTTTGGATGTTTTCCTCAAAGAACCAGAAGTTGGTCAGCAAGATTGGAAATCTACATTAGCAAGTCACCCGCAAGTTGTGGGCACCCATCATATTGCAGCGTCAACTGAGCAAGCCGAAGCTGCAATCGGAGCTGAAGTCATCCGCTTAATTCGGGAGTTTAATGCAACGGGAAACATTGAAACGTGCGTCAATCTCGATCCACATGCTCCGGCAACTCACCTACTTTCGGTCCGCCATCTTAACCGCGTAGGCGTGCTCGCTCGAGTACTCGATATTCTACAGCGTGCTGGCATTAATGTACTCGACATGGAAAATCGAATTTTTTCTGGGGACGATGCGGCAGTGGCCTTAATTCGGCTCGGTAGTCCTGCAGAAGCTGCTGTCATTACAGAACTCCAGGACTGTTCGGCAGCAATTATTTCCGTAACAATTAACCCTCTTAAGGAGTAA
- a CDS encoding DUF1015 domain-containing protein — MEIKPFRALLPAPENAAEVTCYPHLAYDQASFKKLLQSRPNSLLHIVRAEFELAGPVAYLDPRIYERVRTNFHNALEKNIFQLESTPGYFIHELEILGHKQVGLTGLVKLEEHRNGTIKGHEKTFPEQVLDRQKRIAAFGGHVSPLFLLAKENPNLEHLLATETSVSPCYSFDTMGQVHNRLWRVSQTNKVQEIFSKIPDLYIADGHHRIEAAEGLCNELCELGELSRAESFIPVTIFPEKAAHILAYNRALKVRPGKWNRLEFMKNLQTNFEVLPASNGLATTKGEIRLYLDKQWLNLKSTIPKQGDPLSDLDLSIASEKIIKPLVEDYAPAHIHGMHYVPAINGITELESLVNSGNADFALSFFPVSAREIIAISDRGQTMVPKATWFDPKLCHGLTIYRFQDQDHL; from the coding sequence GTGGAAATAAAACCTTTCAGAGCTCTTTTACCTGCACCGGAAAACGCGGCCGAAGTTACGTGCTATCCACATCTTGCCTACGACCAAGCAAGCTTTAAAAAACTTTTGCAAAGTCGCCCGAATTCTCTGCTGCACATTGTTCGTGCAGAGTTTGAGCTCGCTGGCCCAGTTGCATATCTCGACCCTAGAATTTACGAGCGTGTCCGCACTAATTTTCATAATGCACTTGAGAAAAATATTTTTCAGCTTGAATCAACCCCCGGATACTTCATTCATGAGTTAGAAATTTTGGGCCACAAGCAAGTTGGGCTTACCGGATTGGTCAAACTTGAAGAACATCGAAACGGCACGATCAAGGGTCATGAAAAAACATTTCCTGAGCAGGTACTCGATAGGCAAAAGCGAATTGCGGCATTTGGTGGACATGTCAGTCCACTGTTCTTACTTGCCAAGGAAAATCCCAATCTTGAGCACTTACTCGCTACAGAAACATCGGTAAGTCCCTGCTATTCCTTTGATACGATGGGGCAAGTACATAACAGGCTCTGGCGTGTTTCGCAGACTAATAAAGTTCAAGAAATTTTCAGTAAAATTCCCGACCTCTATATTGCCGATGGCCACCATCGGATTGAAGCTGCCGAAGGCTTATGCAATGAGCTGTGTGAGTTGGGCGAACTATCTCGCGCAGAAAGCTTTATTCCTGTAACAATCTTTCCTGAAAAAGCAGCGCATATTCTCGCCTACAATCGGGCCCTCAAAGTGCGCCCGGGAAAATGGAATCGTTTGGAATTCATGAAAAACTTACAAACTAATTTTGAAGTCCTGCCCGCCTCGAATGGCTTAGCAACGACAAAAGGAGAAATTAGATTGTACTTAGACAAGCAGTGGTTGAATTTAAAATCCACTATCCCTAAGCAAGGAGACCCGCTTAGCGATCTCGATCTTTCAATTGCTTCTGAAAAAATCATCAAGCCGCTGGTTGAAGATTACGCTCCAGCACACATTCATGGCATGCATTATGTGCCTGCAATTAATGGCATCACTGAGCTTGAAAGCTTAGTTAATAGTGGCAATGCCGACTTTGCCTTGTCCTTTTTTCCAGTCTCGGCTCGTGAAATTATTGCAATTTCTGATCGCGGGCAGACTATGGTTCCCAAGGCAACGTGGTTTGATCCAAAATTATGCCATGGTCTGACGATCTACAGATTCCAGGATCAAGATCATTTGTAG
- a CDS encoding adenosine deaminase family protein: MKNIEKNARFSWKSLPAAELHVHFEGTVRYQTYCKLAAKYKLSLDHITPQIFNLPERSNLNFKQSYPEITDFIDFIHVYLRISNLIRDEDDILVIGNDYLQTLRDENVVHAEIYFTPTTFVRLGADLATLFRGLAELAKQAKNKYAITLGFIFDIVRSANETGQDTIRLIEQAHKLGVPVFALGLAGMETSTSVDQYLEVFNYARSNGLVTLAHAGEILGPELIWETIRKLNPRRIGHGITAIQDQSLLKYLADSETCLEVSPWCNVALKTCDLTNHPIVDLVRAGVKVVLAADDPGIIEKSLNDNYMLASQLGLSDDELVAIRSYSLDYRSWK, from the coding sequence ATGAAGAATATAGAGAAAAACGCAAGATTTTCCTGGAAATCCCTGCCAGCAGCAGAGCTACATGTGCACTTTGAGGGCACAGTCCGTTATCAAACCTACTGCAAATTAGCAGCAAAATATAAGTTGTCACTTGATCATATAACGCCGCAGATTTTCAATCTACCAGAGCGTAGTAATTTAAATTTTAAGCAAAGTTATCCTGAGATCACTGACTTTATCGATTTCATCCATGTTTACTTGCGCATTTCAAATTTAATCCGTGATGAAGATGATATTTTAGTGATTGGTAATGACTATCTGCAGACGCTGCGAGATGAGAATGTAGTTCATGCTGAAATTTATTTTACACCAACAACATTTGTAAGATTAGGCGCAGATCTTGCCACACTTTTCCGCGGTTTAGCTGAATTAGCAAAGCAGGCAAAAAACAAATATGCCATTACCCTCGGCTTTATTTTCGATATTGTGCGATCAGCTAACGAAACTGGCCAGGACACCATCAGGCTAATTGAGCAGGCACACAAACTCGGAGTCCCGGTATTTGCTCTTGGACTTGCAGGGATGGAGACATCGACTTCGGTAGATCAGTATCTCGAGGTTTTCAACTATGCGCGCAGTAATGGCCTGGTAACTTTGGCACATGCCGGTGAAATACTTGGGCCTGAATTAATTTGGGAAACGATTCGCAAATTAAATCCGCGGCGCATTGGTCATGGAATCACAGCAATTCAAGACCAAAGTTTGCTTAAATATTTAGCGGATTCTGAAACCTGTCTGGAAGTCTCCCCTTGGTGTAACGTTGCACTAAAGACATGCGATCTGACGAATCATCCAATTGTCGACCTTGTTCGTGCCGGTGTGAAAGTTGTGCTTGCCGCTGATGACCCAGGAATCATCGAAAAAAGCCTCAACGATAACTACATGCTTGCAAGTCAACTGGGTCTTAGCGATGATGAGCTTGTCGCGATTCGTAGCTATTCACTGGATTATAGATCGTGGAAATAA
- a CDS encoding ABC transporter ATP-binding protein, producing the protein MKSLKAQHLSEQHSTPASNGQFLPGTVAFEHVSKSFRRATLKRKSYSSIKSEFLSFFRTRELDHHDLVTALEPLTISVNPGSSLGVIGRNGSGKSTLLKLIAGIYKPDIGTVSRCGRISALIELGAGFHPEFTGRENIYLGGVMYGLTKTQIDSRFEKIVAYAELADVIDDPVKTYSSGMYMRLGFSLAIHTDPDILLVDEVLAVGDASFIHRCHESISEFRRQGKTLIFVTHDLASVERWCDEAIWLDQGKVKLRGEPRRVIDAYLQGLEKDEERSLAEQNAAESSDLRSENSDEVVAEEIVHRWGNQDVVIDAVRMIKSSGETSWIFHAEDELAIEVDYTVKKPITELVFGVGIIRADGLSVYGTNTQIEGMKVETSSFSQAANLPLQGRFKFRIKRLGLLEDSYYLDLACHSEDGLPYDYHHLMHKFSVRNPTPFHGVYSPEHNWDFASKRV; encoded by the coding sequence ATGAAAAGCCTAAAAGCACAGCATCTTTCGGAGCAGCATTCCACGCCAGCTAGCAATGGACAGTTCTTGCCTGGGACTGTTGCTTTTGAACACGTTTCAAAAAGTTTCCGACGTGCAACACTTAAACGTAAATCTTACTCAAGTATTAAATCTGAATTTTTATCCTTCTTCCGTACCCGTGAACTTGATCATCATGATCTTGTCACAGCACTTGAACCGCTAACGATTAGTGTCAACCCAGGAAGCTCATTGGGGGTGATTGGACGTAACGGTTCTGGCAAATCAACCCTACTTAAATTAATTGCTGGTATTTATAAACCTGATATCGGCACCGTGAGCCGCTGTGGGAGAATCTCTGCTTTGATTGAGCTTGGTGCGGGATTTCATCCTGAATTTACGGGACGAGAAAATATTTATTTAGGCGGTGTGATGTACGGCCTAACCAAAACGCAGATTGATAGCCGTTTTGAGAAAATTGTAGCTTACGCTGAATTAGCAGATGTGATTGACGATCCGGTCAAAACCTATTCGTCAGGAATGTATATGCGCCTGGGGTTTAGTCTAGCTATTCATACCGATCCTGATATTCTGCTTGTGGATGAAGTGCTCGCTGTTGGCGATGCTAGTTTTATTCATCGTTGCCATGAGTCAATTTCTGAATTCAGAAGGCAAGGTAAAACATTAATTTTTGTCACACATGACTTAGCTTCAGTTGAAAGATGGTGTGATGAAGCAATTTGGTTAGATCAGGGTAAGGTCAAATTACGCGGGGAGCCGCGACGGGTGATTGACGCTTACCTGCAGGGCCTTGAAAAGGACGAAGAGCGCAGCCTTGCCGAGCAAAATGCAGCTGAATCGTCAGATCTGAGAAGTGAAAATAGTGATGAAGTTGTTGCTGAAGAAATCGTGCACCGCTGGGGCAATCAAGATGTCGTGATTGATGCAGTGAGGATGATTAAATCGTCTGGTGAGACAAGTTGGATTTTTCACGCTGAGGATGAGCTTGCAATTGAAGTTGATTACACCGTGAAAAAGCCAATTACTGAACTTGTCTTTGGAGTTGGTATCATTCGTGCAGATGGCCTGAGTGTTTATGGCACAAACACTCAGATTGAGGGAATGAAGGTTGAAACTAGCTCTTTCTCTCAAGCAGCAAATCTACCACTGCAAGGAAGATTTAAATTCCGCATTAAACGCTTAGGATTACTGGAGGATTCATACTATTTAGATCTTGCTTGCCACAGTGAAGATGGTTTGCCCTACGATTATCACCATCTCATGCATAAGTTTTCAGTGCGTAACCCCACACCATTTCACGGTGTTTACAGTCCAGAGCACAATTGGGATTTTGCTAGCAAGAGAGTTTGA
- a CDS encoding ABC transporter permease yields the protein MFRNIKEMLQFRALIWALVGRHLHTRYRGSIFGFLWSFLNPLCLIAVYSLVFRYYIRAGNVEHYTLFLFTGMLPWIWFSSGLLGATGSISGGGSLITKAMFPPHVLPTVEVITNLANFAFALPILIGLMFAHQVYPGISMLALPLVVLIEFIFLLGLALMFSALNVRFRDLQHILGNILTLWFFLTPILYPVSNIPEQFKFTMTINPLALFTEMYQGIFLENKFPDLQNILLTAALSLLIFWLGNSVFNRHREEFAELV from the coding sequence ATGTTCAGAAATATTAAAGAAATGTTGCAATTTCGTGCTCTGATTTGGGCACTAGTTGGACGCCATTTGCACACACGTTATCGCGGTTCAATTTTTGGCTTTTTGTGGTCCTTTCTCAATCCTTTATGCTTGATCGCAGTTTACTCGCTAGTCTTTCGCTATTACATCCGCGCGGGCAACGTCGAGCATTACACTTTGTTTTTATTTACCGGCATGCTGCCCTGGATTTGGTTTTCTTCGGGCTTATTAGGTGCAACCGGCTCGATTAGTGGTGGTGGAAGTTTAATTACTAAAGCAATGTTTCCACCGCATGTTTTACCAACCGTTGAAGTCATTACCAATTTAGCTAATTTTGCTTTTGCTTTACCAATTTTAATTGGACTAATGTTTGCACATCAAGTTTATCCCGGCATCAGCATGTTGGCGTTACCCTTGGTGGTGCTAATCGAATTTATTTTTTTACTTGGATTGGCCTTAATGTTTTCTGCCTTAAACGTGCGCTTTCGCGATCTGCAGCACATTCTGGGCAATATACTTACGCTCTGGTTCTTTTTAACGCCGATTCTTTACCCGGTGAGTAATATTCCTGAGCAATTTAAGTTTACGATGACGATTAATCCTCTGGCGCTATTTACTGAAATGTATCAAGGCATTTTCTTGGAAAATAAATTTCCGGACTTGCAAAACATCCTACTTACCGCTGCTCTTTCACTCTTAATTTTTTGGCTCGGAAATAGTGTTTTTAATCGACATCGCGAAGAATTTGCCGAGCTAGTATAG
- a CDS encoding glycosyltransferase, with product MQIHQLVHTLNYGDAISGEALSIKRLLKQRGIKSEIYCLNRHPQLLDQGQSISDLAELSQTPENEIVMILHYSLASALNDIYRSDFPGKRVLIYHNLTPAEWFDGYNPRVYRDLVEGRAELPGILSCSDLVLADSSYNASEILKIAQTPTRVLPLLFDQEKWSRVEANPGIYQALKAHGGQNILHVGRLAPNKCIEDIIKAFYFYHHKINRQSRLWLVGIEIDTEIYALELRRLISKLALTEAVELCGSVADSELRAFYQAADCYVCMSEHEGFCMPLLEAMYFGLPVIAFNSTAVAETLGTAGLLVAEKNPALLSELFNLVITDSTLRDDLIARGKERAKNFSLQNFDTKLDTELLNVINSAVSSNPATKAYA from the coding sequence ATGCAAATCCACCAACTTGTTCATACGTTGAATTATGGCGACGCGATCTCAGGCGAGGCCTTAAGCATTAAGCGCTTACTCAAGCAGCGTGGGATTAAAAGTGAAATTTACTGCTTAAACCGTCATCCTCAGTTGCTCGATCAAGGGCAATCGATCAGTGACCTTGCCGAACTGAGTCAAACTCCTGAAAACGAGATTGTAATGATCTTACATTACTCTTTAGCTTCAGCATTGAATGATATTTATCGCTCTGATTTTCCAGGTAAGCGTGTGTTAATCTACCACAACCTTACCCCCGCAGAGTGGTTTGATGGCTATAACCCACGCGTCTACCGTGACTTGGTTGAAGGGCGTGCGGAGCTCCCGGGGATTTTAAGTTGCAGCGATCTAGTTTTGGCTGATTCGAGTTATAATGCCTCAGAGATTTTAAAAATTGCTCAAACACCGACACGGGTATTGCCCTTGCTATTCGATCAGGAAAAGTGGTCTAGGGTTGAGGCAAATCCTGGAATTTACCAAGCACTTAAGGCGCATGGCGGACAAAATATTTTACACGTCGGAAGACTTGCTCCAAATAAATGTATCGAAGATATCATTAAGGCCTTTTATTTTTACCATCATAAGATTAATCGCCAAAGTAGACTCTGGTTAGTCGGCATTGAAATTGATACGGAAATTTATGCACTCGAGCTGCGTCGTTTAATCTCAAAGCTCGCTCTGACAGAAGCAGTCGAACTTTGTGGCTCAGTTGCTGATTCCGAGTTGCGCGCATTTTACCAAGCAGCCGATTGCTATGTTTGCATGAGCGAGCACGAAGGGTTTTGTATGCCCCTGCTTGAAGCGATGTACTTTGGCTTGCCAGTCATTGCCTTTAACAGTACGGCCGTAGCTGAAACTCTAGGGACAGCAGGGCTACTAGTTGCGGAAAAAAATCCTGCGCTACTTAGCGAACTATTTAACTTAGTGATCACTGACTCGACTTTACGCGACGATTTAATTGCCCGTGGAAAAGAGCGCGCGAAGAATTTTAGTCTACAAAATTTCGACACTAAGCTTGATACGGAATTATTGAATGTAATCAACTCTGCTGTATCAAGTAACCCCGCAACTAAGGCTTATGCTTAA
- a CDS encoding glycosyltransferase family 4 protein, translating to MLKLGLDLRALDPNFKAHAGRGTGRYVREVTQRLLSSAYQEKARACGIQIQELSAARLGHGSLSAVFKNLVPIGRITLEQQLLLPRRIQQTGIDKIHFFAHGDSPSRLKIPSIITVLDLIPLRFPELYKADRPSWRFHLARYFELQAIKNAERIIAISEATKRDLIEILEIPKERIFVTPLAVGTEFRARPSKREAYSALQKKLRDNFGIPSERDLLIYIGGIDPRKNIPFLLEVFAQLLHANKTAGVKNLPYLCLAGPYENDRHFPALQAKIKQLQLSAEVKLLGFVPESKLIELYHAATLVVFPSLYEGFGLPVLEAMNCGVPVICGNNSSLPEVLGTTGLLARDSDIDDWTSKINQVLSSIDLQEKLANDGLERCNNFSWEYTADQTLAAYSSKLNFN from the coding sequence ATGCTTAAGCTTGGGCTTGACTTACGAGCATTAGATCCGAATTTTAAGGCCCATGCCGGACGAGGCACTGGGCGTTATGTGCGCGAAGTCACCCAACGCTTGCTCAGCAGTGCATACCAAGAGAAAGCTCGGGCTTGCGGAATCCAAATTCAGGAACTATCCGCTGCAAGACTTGGGCACGGGTCACTTAGTGCTGTTTTTAAAAATCTCGTGCCAATTGGTCGAATCACACTTGAACAACAGTTACTACTGCCCCGCCGTATTCAGCAAACTGGAATTGATAAGATACATTTTTTTGCTCACGGCGATTCACCATCACGCCTTAAGATTCCCAGCATTATTACCGTATTAGACTTAATTCCACTACGCTTTCCTGAACTATACAAGGCAGATCGGCCGAGCTGGCGATTTCATTTAGCACGCTACTTTGAGCTCCAAGCAATCAAAAATGCTGAGCGCATTATCGCAATTTCTGAAGCTACTAAGCGTGACTTGATTGAAATTCTTGAAATCCCGAAGGAGCGTATTTTCGTCACTCCTTTAGCTGTCGGCACAGAGTTTAGGGCACGACCTTCAAAGCGAGAAGCATATAGCGCGCTACAGAAAAAATTGCGCGATAATTTTGGAATTCCTAGCGAGAGAGATTTACTGATTTATATTGGCGGAATCGATCCTCGAAAAAATATTCCGTTTTTACTGGAAGTCTTTGCTCAACTACTGCACGCTAATAAAACTGCAGGGGTAAAAAACTTGCCCTACCTGTGTTTAGCAGGTCCGTATGAAAACGATCGGCATTTTCCTGCCTTGCAAGCAAAAATTAAGCAGCTCCAGCTCAGTGCCGAGGTCAAGCTTTTGGGATTTGTTCCTGAGTCAAAGTTAATCGAACTTTATCACGCAGCAACGCTAGTTGTATTTCCTTCGCTTTACGAGGGCTTTGGACTACCGGTGCTTGAAGCCATGAACTGTGGTGTGCCTGTAATTTGTGGAAATAATTCATCATTACCTGAGGTGCTCGGGACAACTGGATTACTCGCTCGGGACTCAGACATCGATGACTGGACTAGTAAAATCAATCAAGTATTAAGCTCGATTGATCTACAGGAAAAATTAGCTAATGATGGGCTAGAGCGCTGTAATAATTTCTCCTGGGAATATACGGCAGATCAAACATTAGCTGCGTATAGCAGTAAATTAAATTTCAATTAA